One segment of Campylobacter hominis ATCC BAA-381 DNA contains the following:
- a CDS encoding ribonuclease J, giving the protein MNEINENGEVRLKKQNRHKRHRENLKKSQNEQNIEVSSDKKSQKKPHKKPQNRASKSDMQNDLGIKEQNQAQINQNQSKKRHKKNKNIPKSLIGDEPWQEATKKAIEANRAIQEKRLYPLKNANRSDSKIRITPLGGLGEIGSNMTVFETENSAIIVDVGMSFPNENMLGVDLVIPDFSYVRKIKEKIKAIFITHAHEDHIGALPYFFKEFNYPIYATPLTLGMISNKFEEHELKAERNFFRPIQKRKIYQAGDFGVEFIHITHSIIDSSALAITTKAGTIIHTGDFKIDHTPIDGYPTDLHRLAYYGEKGVLLLMSDSTNSHREGITKSEISVGKTFDSIFSQSKGRVIMSTFSSNLHRVYQAIERAVKFGRKVCVIGRSMERNLFTAMELGYIQIDKKIFIDADQVSKFPDNEILIITTGSQGETMSALYRMATDEHKYVKIKPGDQIIISAKAIPGNESSVSTVLNYLLKSGASVAYQDFSEIHVSGHASIEDQKLMLRLIKPKFFLPVHGEYNHIVKHKETAMSCGIEERNIYLMNDGDQVEICEKYLKRVKTVKTGKVFIDNQVNKQISDDIVKHRQNLADAGMVVIIAQIDKNAKLLTQARVVSYGLVSDKQNQIFAKDVEDVIVQFLANIKDEILVDHWTLETKIRQAVRKHIFRKLKKYPTIVPVIYLM; this is encoded by the coding sequence ATGAACGAAATAAATGAAAATGGTGAAGTAAGATTAAAAAAACAAAATCGCCATAAAAGACATAGAGAAAATCTTAAAAAATCTCAAAACGAACAAAATATAGAAGTTTCGAGCGATAAAAAATCTCAAAAAAAGCCGCACAAAAAGCCGCAAAATAGAGCTTCTAAAAGCGATATGCAAAATGATTTAGGTATAAAAGAGCAAAATCAAGCGCAAATCAATCAAAATCAGTCAAAAAAAAGACATAAAAAAAATAAAAATATCCCGAAAAGCCTGATTGGCGATGAACCATGGCAAGAGGCGACTAAAAAGGCGATTGAAGCAAATCGCGCAATACAGGAAAAAAGACTCTATCCACTAAAAAATGCAAATCGAAGCGATTCTAAAATTAGAATCACACCGCTTGGCGGACTAGGCGAAATCGGTTCAAATATGACTGTTTTCGAGACGGAAAATTCAGCAATCATAGTAGATGTCGGAATGAGCTTTCCAAATGAAAATATGCTGGGCGTGGATCTTGTGATACCTGATTTTAGTTATGTAAGAAAGATAAAAGAGAAAATCAAAGCTATTTTTATAACACACGCACATGAAGATCATATCGGCGCACTACCATATTTTTTCAAGGAATTTAACTATCCGATTTACGCTACACCGCTTACTTTAGGCATGATTTCAAACAAATTCGAAGAACATGAACTAAAAGCCGAAAGAAATTTTTTTAGACCGATTCAAAAACGTAAAATTTATCAAGCAGGTGATTTTGGTGTTGAGTTTATCCATATAACGCACTCGATTATCGATTCATCTGCTTTAGCCATAACTACAAAAGCCGGTACCATTATCCACACGGGCGATTTTAAAATCGATCACACGCCGATTGACGGTTATCCTACAGATTTGCACCGCTTGGCATATTACGGTGAAAAAGGCGTTTTACTTTTGATGAGCGATAGCACAAACTCACACAGAGAAGGTATTACAAAATCAGAAATTTCAGTCGGCAAGACTTTTGATTCTATTTTTTCACAAAGTAAAGGTCGCGTGATAATGAGTACTTTCAGTTCAAATTTGCACCGTGTATATCAAGCTATCGAAAGAGCTGTAAAATTCGGGCGCAAAGTATGTGTAATCGGCAGAAGCATGGAAAGAAACCTATTTACCGCAATGGAACTTGGCTATATACAAATAGATAAAAAAATTTTTATAGATGCCGATCAAGTTTCAAAATTTCCGGATAATGAAATTTTAATCATTACTACAGGAAGTCAGGGCGAAACAATGAGTGCGCTTTACAGAATGGCAACCGATGAACACAAATATGTAAAAATAAAACCCGGCGATCAGATCATAATATCAGCAAAAGCGATTCCTGGAAACGAATCAAGCGTATCAACGGTACTAAATTACTTGTTAAAATCTGGCGCAAGCGTGGCATATCAGGATTTTAGCGAAATTCATGTCTCAGGTCACGCATCAATCGAAGATCAAAAACTTATGCTGCGCCTGATAAAACCGAAATTTTTCTTACCGGTTCATGGCGAATATAATCACATAGTAAAACACAAAGAAACAGCAATGAGCTGTGGAATTGAAGAACGAAACATATATCTTATGAACGACGGCGATCAGGTAGAAATTTGCGAAAAATACCTAAAACGCGTAAAAACGGTAAAAACCGGCAAGGTTTTCATAGACAATCAAGTAAATAAACAAATTTCAGATGATATCGTAAAACATCGCCAAAATTTAGCCGATGCGGGAATGGTCGTAATTATCGCACAAATTGATAAAAATGCAAAATTACTAACACAAGCAAGAGTTGTTAGCTACGGTCTTGTCAGTGATAAACAAAATCAGATATTCGCCAAAGATGTAGAAGATGTAATAGTTCAATTTTTGGCTAACATAAAAGATGAAATTTTAGTTGATCACTGGACTTTGGAAACAAAAATCCGTCAAGCCGTGAGAAAACACATTTTTAGAAAACTGAAAAAATATCCGACAATTGTGCCTGTAATATATTTGATGTAA
- a CDS encoding HTH domain-containing protein — translation MNKATEIAKEILEKEQRPLNPSQMYKIAENLGLTEELNFKGKTPWATFGAYIYMDLKNNPDTIFEKVQEKPILIMLKDQHFNISAKIQASKNSKPSNNDSQTIKFKERDLHPILAYFINLNPNFNALPKTIYHEISQKNSKGLDKWLYPDMVGVSFEKFNSDETYKFLEKFQNIPVKFYSFEIKKEINVSNFREYYFQAVSNSSWANEGYLVALDIDESDEELTMLMTKTALSFGIGVLSLDSENIDQSKIIAPAKFKELLDFSLIDELSQKNKNFQNFIKTVNEYDIKNEIRYKGEFDKILNSEEIKQYMLEKNIKRT, via the coding sequence ATGAATAAAGCTACAGAAATTGCAAAGGAAATTTTAGAAAAAGAACAAAGGCCGTTAAATCCAAGTCAAATGTATAAAATAGCCGAAAATTTAGGGCTTACAGAAGAGCTGAATTTCAAAGGTAAAACACCATGGGCTACTTTTGGCGCATATATTTATATGGATTTAAAAAATAACCCCGATACTATTTTTGAAAAAGTGCAGGAAAAACCGATTTTGATAATGTTAAAAGATCAACATTTTAATATTAGCGCAAAAATACAGGCTTCAAAAAATAGTAAACCTTCAAATAATGATTCACAAACTATTAAATTTAAAGAAAGAGATTTGCACCCAATTCTTGCATATTTTATAAACTTAAATCCGAATTTTAATGCCTTGCCTAAGACAATTTATCACGAAATTAGCCAAAAAAATAGCAAAGGTCTTGATAAATGGTTGTATCCTGACATGGTCGGTGTAAGTTTTGAGAAATTTAACAGTGACGAGACATATAAATTTTTGGAAAAATTTCAAAATATCCCTGTAAAATTTTATTCTTTTGAAATAAAAAAAGAAATAAATGTTAGTAATTTTAGAGAATATTATTTTCAGGCTGTTAGCAACTCAAGTTGGGCAAATGAGGGATATTTAGTTGCTTTGGATATTGACGAAAGTGATGAAGAACTGACAATGCTAATGACAAAAACGGCTCTCAGTTTTGGCATAGGGGTTTTGAGTTTGGATAGTGAAAATATAGATCAAAGCAAAATCATAGCCCCTGCAAAATTTAAAGAGCTTTTGGACTTTAGTCTCATCGATGAGCTTTCGCAAAAAAATAAAAATTTTCAAAATTTTATAAAAACAGTAAATGAGTATGATATCAAAAATGAAATAAGATACAAAGGCGAATTTGATAAAATTTTGAACAGCGAAGAAATAAAACAATATATGTTAGAGAAAAACATAAAAAGGACTTAA
- a CDS encoding KpsF/GutQ family sugar-phosphate isomerase: MNEILKNAKDVLKLEADELIRHIDLIGNEIEKAVKLILECKGKLVVTGVGKSGHIGAKIAATMASTGTPSFFVHPTEALHGDLGMISKNDLVLAISYSGESEELIRILPHLKRFGVKIIAMAKSPNSSLAKMADVFISLDIVREACPLGAAPTVSTTLTLALGDALAVCLMHERNFKKEDFANFHPGGSLGKRLFLKVSDVMRTDDLPIVSDDVSLKIAINTMTHGKLGNVLLVDKNGELVAILSDGDLRRALMDENFDINNKAVNFASKNPKVIDNPEMLASRALEIIENYKIQMLIVVRNNKPIGTLHIHDLMKIGI, from the coding sequence ATGAATGAAATTTTAAAAAATGCAAAAGATGTTTTAAAACTCGAAGCTGACGAACTTATAAGACATATTGATTTAATTGGCAATGAGATTGAAAAAGCCGTCAAATTGATACTTGAATGTAAAGGAAAATTAGTCGTAACCGGTGTAGGCAAAAGCGGACACATAGGCGCTAAAATCGCCGCAACAATGGCAAGCACAGGAACACCAAGTTTTTTTGTGCATCCTACGGAAGCACTACACGGCGATCTTGGAATGATAAGCAAAAACGATTTGGTGCTAGCTATTTCATATAGTGGTGAAAGTGAGGAACTGATTAGAATTTTGCCGCATTTAAAAAGATTTGGAGTAAAAATCATAGCGATGGCAAAAAGCCCGAACAGCTCACTTGCTAAAATGGCGGATGTTTTTATAAGCCTTGATATCGTACGCGAGGCTTGCCCTTTAGGAGCGGCTCCGACCGTATCAACCACACTGACTTTAGCGTTAGGAGATGCGTTAGCAGTTTGTTTGATGCACGAAAGAAATTTTAAAAAAGAGGATTTTGCAAATTTTCATCCAGGCGGAAGTCTTGGAAAAAGATTATTTTTAAAAGTTAGCGATGTTATGCGAACCGATGATTTACCGATTGTTAGCGACGATGTTAGTTTAAAAATTGCCATTAACACAATGACACACGGAAAACTTGGAAATGTTTTGTTAGTAGATAAAAACGGCGAGTTAGTTGCTATTTTAAGTGATGGAGATTTAAGAAGAGCCTTAATGGATGAAAATTTTGACATAAACAACAAAGCCGTAAATTTTGCAAGCAAAAATCCAAAAGTTATAGATAATCCTGAAATGTTAGCAAGCAGAGCTCTTGAAATCATAGAAAACTATAAAATTCAAATGCTTATCGTAGTGCGAAACAACAAACCGATCGGCACACTTCATATACATGATCTGATGAAAATCGGTATTTAA
- a CDS encoding pseudouridine synthase, whose protein sequence is MRLNKFISHNTGYSRREADELIKNGKVSVNGRIISDFIEINESDKIRINKHLIKLKKDFTMIIYNKPKGELVSKKDDRGRKTIYDSLPKGFSKFVSIGRLDYASEGLLLLTDAPAIATALMQSNIEREYYLKVKGEITDEIKTAMKDGFFAKDATKGAHPKTEIKSMNFAPFVAFDIFGSSGGYTKLRVLIKEGQNRELRRFFGYFDLEVMDLKRVSFGIIDLGMLKESKWRYFTNSEYEELRGFLKENNIKY, encoded by the coding sequence ATGAGACTGAATAAATTTATTTCCCACAATACCGGCTATTCAAGGCGTGAAGCGGATGAGCTGATAAAAAATGGAAAAGTCAGTGTAAACGGACGTATTATCAGTGATTTTATAGAAATTAACGAAAGTGATAAAATACGCATAAACAAGCATTTGATAAAGCTCAAAAAAGATTTTACAATGATTATTTATAACAAACCAAAAGGCGAGTTAGTTAGTAAAAAAGATGACAGAGGAAGAAAAACAATTTACGATTCTTTACCGAAAGGATTTTCAAAATTTGTAAGTATCGGGCGATTGGATTATGCAAGTGAAGGACTTTTGCTTTTGACAGATGCGCCGGCAATTGCGACTGCTTTAATGCAAAGCAATATAGAAAGAGAGTATTATCTTAAAGTAAAAGGCGAAATTACAGATGAAATTAAAACCGCTATGAAAGATGGATTTTTTGCAAAAGATGCCACAAAAGGCGCTCATCCTAAAACAGAGATAAAATCAATGAATTTTGCACCATTCGTAGCTTTTGATATTTTTGGAAGCAGCGGCGGATATACAAAACTTCGCGTTTTAATCAAAGAGGGACAAAACCGCGAACTTCGCCGATTTTTTGGATATTTTGATTTGGAAGTTATGGACTTAAAACGTGTCAGTTTTGGAATAATAGATCTTGGAATGTTAAAAGAAAGCAAATGGAGATATTTTACAAATAGTGAATATGAAGAATTAAGGGGCTTTTTAAAAGAAAATAATATCAAATACTAG
- a CDS encoding peptidylprolyl isomerase, with translation MKKVLFTALSLAVAMNLNAKVFATVDGKDITDADLTPMLAGMPGVNFEALPAELQNQVIDKAIDLRLLINEAKKNGIEKDELYKKQLEIAKDNIALRTWQEKEFNNIKVSDKEIEDFYNKNKDKFIEPASIAASHILVEKEDNAKKIIADLSKLKGDALKKKFAEIAKEKSLDPSGKQNGGDLGYFVKEQMVPEFGEAANKLKKGELTKTPVKTKFGYHIILKNDAKDKKQLDLAEVKDHIKNIVKQEKFQADFEKKIKDLKSKAKIEYKK, from the coding sequence ATGAAAAAAGTTTTATTTACAGCTTTAAGCTTAGCAGTAGCTATGAATTTAAATGCTAAAGTTTTTGCAACAGTTGATGGAAAGGACATAACTGATGCTGATCTTACACCTATGCTTGCAGGAATGCCGGGAGTTAATTTTGAAGCTCTTCCAGCTGAACTTCAAAATCAAGTAATTGATAAGGCAATTGATTTAAGATTGTTAATCAATGAGGCTAAAAAAAACGGTATTGAAAAAGATGAGCTTTATAAAAAACAGCTTGAAATTGCAAAAGATAATATTGCTTTAAGAACTTGGCAAGAAAAAGAGTTTAACAACATAAAAGTAAGCGATAAAGAAATAGAAGATTTTTATAATAAAAACAAAGATAAATTTATTGAGCCGGCATCTATTGCAGCTAGCCATATTTTAGTTGAAAAAGAAGATAATGCTAAAAAAATTATAGCTGATTTAAGTAAGCTAAAAGGTGATGCGTTAAAGAAAAAATTTGCTGAAATTGCAAAAGAAAAAAGTCTTGATCCAAGTGGTAAACAAAATGGTGGAGATTTAGGATACTTTGTAAAAGAGCAAATGGTTCCTGAGTTTGGTGAAGCAGCCAATAAGCTTAAAAAAGGTGAGCTTACTAAAACTCCTGTAAAAACTAAATTTGGCTATCATATAATACTTAAAAATGATGCAAAAGATAAAAAGCAACTTGATCTAGCTGAAGTTAAAGACCATATCAAAAACATTGTAAAACAAGAGAAATTTCAAGCAGATTTTGAGAAAAAAATAAAAGATTTAAAATCAAAAGCAAAAATTGAATATAAAAAATAA
- a CDS encoding CBS domain-containing protein, with protein sequence MKIAINSITHGKLGNVLLVDKNGELVAILSDGDLRRALMDKNFDINNKAVNFASKNPKVIDNPEMLASRALEIIENYKIQMLIV encoded by the coding sequence TTGAAAATCGCGATAAATTCGATAACACACGGAAAACTTGGAAATGTTTTGTTAGTAGATAAAAACGGTGAGTTAGTTGCTATTTTAAGTGATGGAGATTTAAGAAGAGCCTTAATGGATAAAAATTTTGACATAAACAACAAAGCCGTAAATTTTGCAAGTAAAAATCCAAAAGTTATAGATAATCCTGAAATGTTAGCAAGCAGAGCTCTTGAAATTATAGAAAACTATAAAATTCAAATGCTTATCGTATAA
- the typA gene encoding translational GTPase TypA, with the protein MENIRNIAVIAHVDHGKTTIVDQLLKQSGTFNDHEVVGDRVMDSNDIEKERGITILSKNTAINYNGVKINIIDTPGHADFGGEVERVLKMVDGVLLLVDAQEGVMPQTKFVVKKALSLGLRPIVVINKIDKPAANPDKVINEIFDLFVALGANDEQLDFPVIYAAAKNGYAKYALDDTNNDMKPLFETIIAHVPSPSGKDENPLQLQVFTLDYDNYVGKIGIARIFNGKISKNQNVMLIKADGTRQTGRISKLIGFLGLQRREINEAGVGDIVAIAGFDALDVGDSIVDPAHPKPLEALHIEEPTLSVIFSVNDGPLAGTEGKFVTSNKIDERLENEMKTNIAMRYENVGEGKFKVSGRGELQITILAENMRREGFEFCLGRPEVIVKEINGVKCEPFEHLVIDAPDECTGVVIEKLGKRKAEMKTMVPTGDGQTRLEFEIPARGLIGFRSQFMTDTKGEGIMNHSFLEFRPMIGNVEHRTNGSLVSMENGVALAYSLWNLQDRGVLFIAPQAKVYIGMIIGEHSRPNDLDVNPIKGKNLTNVRASGSDDAIKLVPPRILNLERALEWIEEDELVEVTPQNIRVRKRYLDPITRRRMANKTK; encoded by the coding sequence TTGGAAAATATACGAAATATTGCAGTTATTGCGCACGTAGATCACGGAAAAACGACAATTGTAGACCAACTTTTAAAGCAATCAGGAACTTTTAATGATCACGAAGTCGTAGGCGATCGCGTGATGGATAGTAACGATATAGAAAAAGAGCGTGGAATTACTATTTTATCAAAAAATACTGCCATTAATTATAATGGCGTTAAAATCAATATCATAGATACTCCGGGTCACGCCGATTTTGGCGGAGAAGTAGAACGCGTGCTAAAAATGGTTGATGGCGTTTTGCTTTTGGTTGACGCACAGGAAGGCGTAATGCCTCAAACTAAATTCGTCGTTAAAAAGGCGCTTTCTTTAGGTTTGCGTCCGATTGTCGTAATAAATAAGATTGATAAACCGGCTGCAAATCCTGACAAAGTAATAAATGAAATTTTTGATCTTTTTGTAGCGCTTGGCGCAAATGATGAACAACTTGATTTTCCGGTTATTTATGCGGCTGCAAAAAACGGTTATGCAAAATATGCTTTAGACGATACAAATAACGATATGAAACCGTTATTTGAGACTATTATAGCCCATGTGCCAAGTCCTAGCGGAAAAGATGAAAATCCTTTGCAACTTCAAGTTTTTACGCTTGATTATGACAATTATGTAGGTAAAATCGGCATTGCAAGAATTTTTAACGGCAAAATTTCAAAAAATCAGAATGTAATGCTTATAAAAGCCGACGGCACAAGACAAACCGGAAGAATCAGTAAGCTTATCGGCTTTTTGGGACTTCAAAGACGTGAAATAAACGAAGCAGGAGTTGGTGACATCGTAGCAATTGCCGGATTTGATGCGCTTGATGTAGGAGACAGTATAGTAGATCCAGCACATCCTAAACCGCTTGAAGCTTTGCATATCGAAGAACCGACTTTAAGCGTAATTTTTAGCGTAAATGATGGACCTTTGGCAGGAACGGAAGGAAAATTTGTAACTTCAAATAAAATTGACGAACGTTTGGAAAACGAAATGAAAACAAATATTGCCATGCGTTATGAAAATGTAGGAGAAGGAAAATTTAAAGTAAGCGGCAGAGGCGAACTTCAAATTACAATCTTAGCTGAAAATATGCGTAGGGAGGGCTTTGAATTTTGTCTTGGAAGACCCGAAGTTATTGTAAAAGAAATAAATGGCGTAAAATGTGAACCTTTTGAGCATTTGGTTATTGACGCGCCTGATGAGTGTACCGGAGTTGTTATTGAAAAGCTTGGTAAACGCAAAGCCGAAATGAAAACAATGGTTCCTACGGGTGATGGCCAAACACGCCTTGAGTTTGAGATTCCGGCGCGCGGATTAATAGGCTTCAGGTCTCAATTTATGACGGATACAAAAGGCGAGGGCATTATGAATCATAGCTTTTTGGAATTTCGTCCTATGATAGGAAATGTCGAGCATAGAACAAACGGTTCATTGGTAAGTATGGAAAACGGTGTTGCGCTTGCTTATTCTCTTTGGAATCTGCAAGATCGCGGAGTTCTTTTCATAGCACCACAAGCTAAGGTTTATATAGGTATGATAATTGGTGAGCATAGTAGACCGAACGATTTGGACGTAAATCCTATCAAAGGCAAAAATCTTACAAATGTCAGAGCTAGCGGAAGTGATGACGCGATAAAATTGGTTCCGCCAAGAATTTTAAATTTGGAGCGAGCGCTTGAATGGATTGAAGAAGACGAGCTTGTTGAGGTTACGCCGCAAAATATTCGTGTTAGAAAGCGCTATTTGGATCCTATTACACGCCGTAGAATGGCAAATAAAACAAAATAA
- a CDS encoding Na+/H+ antiporter family protein yields the protein MLTNPVLVSIIVMMALCLLRCNVMLSILISAMIATFLSSIPLDKALSLFIDGMGGNLETALSYILLGVIATAISKTNLTTILVNFVASIITGKKYIFIFSIAFFSCFSQNLIPVHIAFIPILIPPLLSVMNRLKIDRRAVACALTFALQTPYISLPLGFGLIFFGLIQKELQHNGINVAISDIGSVMWLSAIPMIFGLILAVWYFRKPREYKQNNQTENEKINYEKPKMTYKEFGVLIGVTATFIVQLLSSSMPLAALIGIIAMILTGGIKYKKMDETFNGGVHMMGFIAFIMLVAAGYGAVIRETGGINELVNLAASFSNGKLGGAILMLVIGLFVTMGIGTSFGTIPIIAAIYCPLASTLGFSIPATILLIGIAAAVGDAGSPASDSTLGPTSGLNADGNHNHVWDTCVPTFIFFNIPLIVFGVIFAVFL from the coding sequence ATGCTGACAAATCCTGTTTTAGTGAGTATAATCGTGATGATGGCACTATGCCTTTTAAGATGTAATGTGATGCTTTCGATTTTGATTTCTGCAATGATTGCTACGTTTTTAAGTTCGATTCCATTGGACAAAGCCTTATCTCTTTTCATAGACGGAATGGGTGGAAATTTGGAAACCGCGCTTTCATATATACTTCTTGGCGTAATTGCAACAGCGATTTCGAAAACAAATCTTACGACAATTCTAGTAAATTTTGTAGCCTCTATAATAACCGGCAAAAAATATATTTTTATATTTTCAATAGCATTTTTTTCATGTTTTTCGCAAAATTTAATACCTGTTCATATTGCTTTTATACCGATTTTAATTCCACCGCTTCTTAGCGTGATGAATCGTTTGAAAATCGACAGACGCGCCGTAGCCTGCGCTCTTACATTTGCTCTTCAAACGCCGTATATTTCTTTGCCGCTCGGTTTTGGATTGATATTTTTCGGACTTATACAAAAAGAATTGCAACACAATGGAATAAATGTCGCAATTAGCGATATCGGCTCTGTTATGTGGCTATCAGCGATTCCTATGATTTTTGGGCTTATTCTTGCCGTTTGGTATTTTAGAAAACCTAGAGAATATAAGCAAAACAATCAAACCGAAAATGAAAAAATAAATTATGAAAAACCGAAAATGACATATAAAGAATTTGGTGTGCTAATTGGAGTTACGGCAACTTTTATCGTGCAACTTTTATCTTCATCAATGCCGTTGGCTGCGCTAATAGGAATTATCGCTATGATTTTAACCGGAGGAATCAAGTATAAAAAAATGGATGAAACTTTTAACGGCGGCGTACATATGATGGGCTTTATAGCTTTTATTATGCTGGTAGCGGCAGGTTACGGCGCAGTCATTCGTGAAACGGGCGGAATAAACGAACTTGTCAATTTAGCGGCTTCTTTTTCTAACGGAAAACTTGGTGGCGCAATTTTAATGCTTGTAATAGGTCTTTTTGTAACAATGGGAATCGGCACAAGCTTCGGTACAATTCCAATAATTGCAGCGATTTATTGTCCGCTTGCAAGCACGCTTGGCTTTAGCATTCCGGCTACAATTTTACTTATAGGAATCGCGGCGGCCGTCGGAGACGCAGGAAGCCCGGCAAGCGACAGCACCCTTGGACCTACTTCCGGATTAAACGCTGATGGAAATCACAATCATGTCTGGGATACTTGCGTGCCTACGTTTATATTTTTTAACATACCGTTAATTGTTTTTGGTGTAATATTTGCGGTATTTTTGTAA
- a CDS encoding aldehyde dehydrogenase family protein: MSSLEKKYDLFINGEFVKSSSNETIDVFNPSNGKMLSTITDATKEDVDSAVKAARKAFNKFKHSTVNERSIILNKIADIIYENKEFLAKVETMDNGKPIRETLNVDIPYAAEHFRYFAGVILGEEGSANVLNEQLLSVVLREPIGVVGQIVPWNFPFLMAAWKLAPVIAAGDTTVFKPSSETSLSILELMKLIKDVVPKGVVNVITGRGSKSGEWLKEHPGIDKLAFTGSTAVGRDVGIAAAKRIIPATLELGGKSANIIYADADIEKALDGVQMGILFNQGQVCCAGSRIFVEEGIYDEFIKKAVEKFKNIKVGDPLDKNTQMGSQINKKQADKVLHYIDIALEEGAKIVVGGKRSAAGEAFIEPTLIVNVTNDMRVAQEEIFGPVGVVIKFKNEDELIKMVNDSEYGLGGGVFTKDITKALRTARSMETGRVWINCYNQIPAGAPFGGYKNSGIGRETHKMILNHYTQAKNIMIDLTGKTSGLY, from the coding sequence ATGTCAAGTTTAGAAAAAAAATACGATCTGTTTATTAATGGAGAGTTTGTAAAATCAAGCTCAAATGAGACAATAGATGTCTTTAATCCATCAAACGGAAAAATGCTTTCTACTATCACGGATGCCACAAAAGAGGATGTCGATAGCGCTGTAAAAGCGGCTAGAAAAGCTTTTAATAAATTTAAACATTCTACTGTAAATGAACGCTCGATCATACTGAATAAAATAGCTGATATTATATATGAAAACAAAGAATTTTTGGCAAAAGTTGAAACTATGGATAACGGAAAACCGATTAGAGAGACTTTAAATGTTGATATTCCTTATGCAGCTGAGCATTTTAGATATTTTGCCGGTGTTATTTTAGGCGAAGAGGGAAGTGCAAATGTTTTAAACGAGCAGCTTTTAAGTGTGGTTTTAAGAGAGCCGATTGGCGTTGTAGGACAGATAGTTCCTTGGAATTTTCCATTTTTAATGGCAGCTTGGAAACTGGCTCCTGTTATTGCAGCCGGTGATACAACTGTATTTAAACCGTCAAGTGAGACAAGTCTAAGCATTTTGGAGCTTATGAAACTTATCAAAGATGTGGTGCCAAAAGGTGTTGTAAATGTGATAACAGGAAGAGGAAGCAAATCGGGCGAATGGCTAAAAGAGCATCCCGGTATTGATAAGCTTGCATTTACAGGCTCAACAGCAGTCGGTAGAGATGTAGGAATTGCAGCGGCTAAAAGAATTATACCTGCGACTTTGGAGCTTGGCGGAAAAAGTGCAAATATAATATATGCTGATGCCGACATAGAAAAAGCACTTGATGGTGTTCAAATGGGAATTTTATTTAATCAAGGACAAGTTTGTTGCGCAGGAAGCAGGATATTTGTAGAAGAGGGCATTTACGATGAGTTTATAAAAAAGGCGGTCGAGAAGTTTAAAAATATAAAAGTAGGAGATCCGCTTGATAAAAATACTCAAATGGGTTCTCAAATCAATAAAAAACAAGCTGATAAAGTGCTTCATTATATAGATATCGCCTTGGAAGAGGGCGCAAAAATCGTAGTTGGCGGTAAAAGATCAGCTGCCGGAGAAGCATTTATAGAGCCTACTTTAATTGTAAATGTAACAAATGATATGAGAGTAGCACAAGAAGAGATTTTTGGGCCTGTTGGCGTTGTTATTAAGTTTAAAAACGAAGATGAACTTATAAAAATGGTAAATGACAGCGAGTATGGTTTAGGCGGCGGTGTTTTTACAAAAGATATTACAAAAGCGTTAAGAACGGCAAGAAGTATGGAAACCGGAAGAGTTTGGATAAACTGTTACAATCAAATTCCGGCAGGTGCTCCGTTTGGTGGATATAAAAACTCTGGTATCGGCAGAGAAACTCATAAAATGATACTGAATCATTATACTCAAGCTAAAAATATTATGATTGATCTGACAGGTAAAACATCGGGTCTTTACTAA